A window of the Tenebrio molitor chromosome 1, icTenMoli1.1, whole genome shotgun sequence genome harbors these coding sequences:
- the TSG101 gene encoding tumor susceptibility gene 101 protein, producing the protein MAGVDESRLRTWLAKYHNPEAALRDITTVVNHYQGLVPTQEPYIFNDGTMMDLVNLSGTIPVTYKGNTYNIPICIWLIDTHPKNAPICYVKPTSDMSIKASIFVDQNGKIYLPYLHDWAPGSSELLGLIQVMIVTFGDQPPVFARPKEADIPYPSNSFMPQPGGNYMAPYPPTSYPQSSGYGGYPSYPPSSNMPYPSYTPYPTPYPPYSGSGYGGPSPVPERTGTIKDEHIRESLLTAIEEKLLRRMKEQFQQNQAELETLQRTQDELKQGKMKLNTILSRLEKEQSDLDKNITLLKDKEQELDKAIERLSSEEEIDVDDAVTTTAPLYKQLLNAFAEEAALEDAIYYMGEALRCGVIDLDVFLRQVRTLSRKQFMLRALMQKSRQKAGLAI; encoded by the exons ATGGCCGGAGTCGACGAAAGTAGACTGCGTACATGGCTCGCCAAG TACCACAACCCCGAAGCAGCGCTGAGGGACATTACGACTGTGGTCAACCACTACCAGGGTCTCGTCCCGACGCAAGAGCCCTACA TATTCAACGACGGGACCATGATGGATTTGGTAAACTTGAGCGGCACAATTCCCGTCACATACAAAGGAAACACGTACAACATTCCCATTTGTATCTGGTTAATTGACACCCACCCCAAAAACGCCCCCATCTGTTATGTAAAACCTACCTCTGATATGTCAATAAAAGCGTCGATTTTCGTCGATCAAAACGGCAAAATCTACTTGCCGTATCTGCATGATTGGGCTCCGGGCTCTTCAGAGCTGTTGGGCTTGATCCAAGTCATGATAGTCACTTTTGGGGACCAACCCCCGGTCTTCGCGAGACCCAAGGAAGCAGACATCCCTTACCCGAGCAATT CGTTCATGCCCCAGCCCGGGGGCAACTACATGGCGCCGTACCCCCCTACGTCTTACCCGCAGTCATCGGGGTACGGGGGGTACCCGTCGTACCCGCCCTCCAGCAACATGCCATACCCCAGTTACACACCGTACCCGACGCCCTACCCCCCGTATAGCGGTAGCGGCTACGGGGGCCCCAGTCCGGTCCCGGAGAGGACCGGGACAATCAAAGACGAACACATCAGAGAGTCTCTGTTGACTGCAATAGAAGAGAAGCTGTTGAGACGGATGAAAGAGCAATTTCAGCAGAACCAAGCCGAACTGGAGACGCTGCAAAGGACGCAAGACGAGCTCAAGCAAGGGAAGATGAAGCTGAACACGATTTTGAGTAGACTGGAGAAGGAACAG AGTGACTTAGACAAGAATATTACTTTGCTCAAAGACAAGGAACAAGAGCTCGATAAAGCTATAGAGAGATTAAGTTCTGAAGAAGAGATTGACGTCGATGACGCGGTCACGACTACAGCGCCACTGTACAAACA GTTGTTGAACGCGTTTGCCGAAGAAGCGGCTCTAGAAGATGCGATTTATTACATGGGAGAGGCGTTGAGATGTGGAGTTATCGATTTAGACGTTTTTCTTAGGCAAGTCAGGACTTTGTCCAGGAAGCAGTTTATGTTGAGAGCTCTCATGCAGAAGAGCCGCCAAAAAGCCGGATTGGCTATTTAA
- the LOC138138786 gene encoding kelch domain-containing protein 4-like, with protein sequence MGKKNKEKKKGKGAEKTAAKTDKKVSNKIKKELQKLGEEDIESIISQIEKDEKKRLEVTECAVEAPTRRLNFTFIPHPDKDQLILYGGEFYNGQKTFLYNDLFFYNIPTDSWTVVKAPAGPPPRCSHQMVATSSNKGQLWLFGGEFASPSQAQFYHYRDLWVYHMATKQWEKIQAPNGPSARSGHRMVYVKKNLIVFGGFHDNLRDYKYFNDVYSFNTEDYKWTKLSPSGTPPAPRSACCMVALNDGRVLIYGGYSKEKVKKDLDKGHVYTDAFILTPEKNDPTGSKWKWVQTKLGGVHFSPRCSMPITATPNNAAAYCYGGVFDVEDDEENLAGVFYNDFYCLDLEKFVWKSVTVSGKKNKEPKEEKKSSEDVEMQEIEKTVETTTICDDGVFKVTVGPSLTSTSAKNVDTSDSEAKIFRPSPRINSGLAVKRGVLYLYGGMFEDGDKQITFSDFYSVDLKKLEEWKVLIADDTSTQEWLGSDNESNDEDDDEEIEDEEDSEESEESDREMQVDA encoded by the exons ATGGGcaagaaaaacaaagaaaagaaaaagggtAAAGGGGCCGAGAAGACTGCAGCCAAAACCGACAAAAAagtgtcgaacaaaataaaaaaggaaCTGCAAAAGTTAGGGGAG GAAGACATTGAAAGTATCATTTCTCAAATTGAAAAAGATGAGAAAAAGAGACTCGAAGTCACCGAATGCGCTGTGGAGGCCCCCACGCGCCGCCTCAACTTCACCTTCATCCCTCATCCAGACAAAGACCAGTTGATTTTGTATGGGGGTGAGTTCTACAATGGCCAAAAA ACGTTCCTATACAACGAcctttttttctacaacatcCCAACCGACTCTTGGACTGTTGTGAAAGCCCCCGCGGGACCGCCCCCCCGCTGTAGCCACCAGATGGTCGCGACTTCTTCCAACAAAGGCCAGTTGTGGCTGTTTGGCGGCGAATTCGCCAGTCCCTCGCAAGCGCAGTTCTACCACTACAGAGATTTGTGGGTTTACCACATGGCCACAAAACAATGGGAAAAAATTCAGGCACCCAACGGACCCAGCGCCAGGAGCGGTCACAGGATGGTGTACGTGAAGAAAAATCTTATCGTATTCGGCGGCTTTCACGATAATTTGAGGGATTATAAGTACTTTAACGACGTCTACAGTTTTAACACAGAGGATTATAAGTGGACAAAATTGAGTCCCAGTGGAACGCCACCTGCGCCGAGGTCGGCGTGTTGCATGGTGGCCTTGAATGATGGGAGAGTGCTGATTTACGGAGGGTACAGCAAAGAGAAGGTCAAGAAAGATCTGGACAAGGGGCACGTGTACACGGATGCGTTTATCCTCACGCCAGAGA AAAACGACCCTACGGGCTCGAAGTGGAAGTGGGTGCAGACGAAACTCGGGGGCGTCCACTTTTCGCCTCGTTGCAGCATGCCGATCACGGCCACCCCCAACAACGCCGCCGCCTACTGCTACGGTGGCGTCTTCGACGTCGAAGATGACGAAGAGAATCTCGCCGGCGTCTTCTATAACGATTTCTACTGCCTAGATTTAGAAAAGTTTGTCTGGAAAAGTGTGACGGTTTCAgggaagaaaaataaagaacCCAAAGAGGAGAAAAAAAGCAGCGAAGACGTGGAAATGCAAGAAATCGAGAAGACTGTTGAAACCACAACGATATGCGACGACGGCGTCTTTAAAGTGACCGTGGGTCCATCACTGACCTCTACCTCTGCGAAAAATGTCGACACAAGTGACAGCGAGGCGAAGATTTTTAGGCCTTCGCCTAGGATCAACAGCGGTTTGGCCGTAAAACGCGGCGTGTTGTACTTGTACGGCGGTATGTTCGAAGACGGCGACAAGCAAATCACCTTCAGCGATTTTTATTCCGTCGACTTGAAGAAATTGGAAGAGTGGAAAGTGTTAATCGCCGATGATACCTCGACTCAAGAGTGGTTAGGTTCCGATAACGAATCGAACGACGAGGATGACGACGAAGAGATCGAAGACGAAGAAGATAGCGAAGAAAGTGAAGAATCTGATCGAGAAATGCAAGTCGACGCGTAA